One segment of Thermus tengchongensis DNA contains the following:
- a CDS encoding DEAD/DEAH box helicase yields MLPEALRGWESYRDWLEANPEFRGRIVFARLLPQTPPRMAPYQGVFAGVLEALGLKPFAHQREALLLVEEGKNVVMAYSTAAGKSLVFQAPVLKAALEGETSLLLFPTKALAHDQLRRLKAMAEALGVKGIYPYDGDSRGEVRRKAKQEGLILLSNPDMLHFGLLPRHGEFASFLSRLRYLVLDELHAYRGVFGTHVALVLFRLLRLARHYGANPQVIAASATIGNAKEHAENLTGLPFVELREEVARSERELLVLLPKPLDAKGERRRSPLLEAAYLARTWAEGGIRGLIFTNARKSAELIARYAAHPGVRPYRAGYTAKERRRLEEGLKSGEVRVLVSTSALELGVDIGDLDAVALVGYPGSVSAFWQRAGRAGRGRRRALVVYIPREDPLDEYFLHRPELLLRTPPEAAVADPKNPVLCPLHLHAAAWEKPLLQEEVLCPEALAELKEKDGRYYTPKRRPHRDLSLRGLGATFTLRGPEGEVLGYLDERQAYWEAHPGAVYLHGGESYLVRNIDHGKREIWLLPALEDYYTEPRVETDLEVLSGEAVGHGVWVGKVVLRERVVAYAKKRFYTGSVLEEIPLELPEISFPTEALWFHPPLVVPPHQIPGGIHALEHAMIGLLPLFVLAERQDIGGLSYPFYPRPLPSGQGPTIFIYDGYPGGVGYVRQAARRFPEWVRSALELLKGCPCEEGCPRCVLSPKCGNGNQYLDKGAALILAANLTLSLPQRTLH; encoded by the coding sequence GTGCTGCCCGAGGCCCTAAGGGGGTGGGAAAGCTACCGGGACTGGCTGGAGGCCAACCCGGAGTTCCGGGGGCGGATCGTTTTCGCCCGCCTCCTCCCCCAGACCCCCCCCAGGATGGCTCCCTACCAGGGGGTCTTTGCCGGGGTCCTCGAGGCCCTAGGGCTCAAGCCCTTCGCCCACCAGAGGGAGGCCCTTCTTTTGGTGGAGGAAGGGAAGAACGTGGTCATGGCCTACTCCACCGCCGCCGGAAAAAGCCTGGTCTTCCAAGCCCCGGTGCTCAAGGCGGCCCTGGAAGGGGAAACAAGCCTCCTCCTCTTCCCCACCAAGGCCCTGGCCCATGACCAGCTGAGGCGGCTTAAGGCCATGGCGGAAGCCCTGGGGGTAAAGGGCATCTACCCCTACGACGGGGACAGCCGGGGGGAGGTAAGGCGGAAGGCCAAGCAAGAGGGCCTCATCCTCCTCAGCAACCCCGACATGCTCCACTTCGGCCTCCTCCCCCGGCACGGGGAGTTCGCCTCCTTCCTCTCCCGGCTCCGCTACCTGGTCCTGGACGAGCTTCACGCCTACCGGGGGGTCTTCGGGACCCACGTGGCCCTGGTCCTCTTCCGCCTCCTGCGCCTGGCCCGCCACTACGGGGCCAACCCCCAGGTGATCGCCGCCAGCGCCACCATAGGGAACGCCAAGGAGCATGCGGAGAACCTGACGGGCCTGCCCTTCGTGGAGCTCCGGGAGGAGGTGGCCCGCTCGGAACGGGAGCTTCTGGTGCTCCTTCCTAAGCCTTTGGACGCTAAGGGAGAAAGGCGGCGAAGCCCCCTCCTGGAGGCCGCCTATCTGGCCCGGACCTGGGCGGAAGGGGGCATAAGGGGGCTCATCTTCACCAACGCCAGGAAAAGCGCCGAGCTCATCGCCCGCTACGCCGCCCACCCCGGGGTGCGCCCCTACCGGGCGGGGTACACCGCCAAGGAAAGGCGCCGCCTGGAGGAGGGCTTGAAGTCTGGAGAGGTGCGGGTCCTGGTCTCCACCAGCGCCCTGGAGCTAGGGGTGGACATCGGGGACCTGGACGCCGTGGCCCTGGTGGGGTACCCGGGATCCGTGTCCGCCTTCTGGCAAAGGGCGGGCAGGGCAGGTAGGGGAAGGCGAAGGGCCCTGGTGGTCTACATCCCCCGCGAGGACCCCTTGGACGAGTACTTCCTCCACCGGCCTGAACTCCTCCTAAGAACCCCTCCCGAGGCGGCGGTGGCCGACCCCAAAAACCCCGTCCTCTGCCCTTTGCACCTGCACGCCGCCGCCTGGGAAAAACCCCTTTTGCAGGAGGAGGTGCTCTGCCCAGAGGCCCTGGCCGAGCTCAAGGAAAAGGACGGCCGCTACTACACCCCAAAGCGCCGCCCCCACCGGGACTTAAGCCTCCGGGGCCTGGGGGCCACCTTCACCCTGCGGGGACCGGAAGGAGAGGTCCTGGGCTATCTGGACGAACGCCAGGCCTACTGGGAGGCCCACCCCGGGGCGGTCTACCTGCACGGGGGGGAGAGCTACCTGGTGCGGAACATCGACCACGGAAAGCGGGAGATCTGGCTTCTTCCCGCCCTCGAGGACTACTACACCGAGCCCAGGGTGGAAACCGACCTGGAGGTCCTTTCGGGGGAAGCGGTGGGCCACGGGGTCTGGGTGGGCAAGGTGGTGCTGCGGGAAAGGGTGGTGGCCTATGCCAAGAAGCGCTTCTACACCGGCAGCGTCCTGGAGGAAATCCCCTTGGAACTCCCCGAGATCTCCTTCCCCACCGAGGCCCTTTGGTTCCACCCCCCCCTGGTGGTCCCTCCCCACCAGATCCCAGGAGGCATCCATGCCCTGGAACACGCCATGATCGGCCTCCTGCCCCTCTTCGTCCTGGCCGAAAGGCAGGACATCGGAGGCCTTTCCTACCCCTTCTACCCAAGGCCCCTGCCCTCAGGGCAAGGCCCCACCATCTTCATCTACGACGGCTACCCGGGGGGTGTGGGCTACGTCCGGCAGGCGGCCCGTCGCTTCCCCGAGTGGGTCCGGTCCGCCCTGGAGCTTCTCAAGGGCTGCCCCTGCGAGGAGGGTTGCCCCCGTTGCGTCCTCTCCCCCAAGTGCGGAAACGGCAACCAGTACCTGGACAAAGGGGCGGCCCTTATCCTGGCGGCCAACCTCACCCTCTCCCTTCCCCAAAGGACCCTGCATTAA
- a CDS encoding aspartate kinase, which yields MSLVVQKYGGTSVGDLERIHKVAQRIAHYREKGHKLAVVVSAMGHTTDELIALAKRVNPRPPFRELDLLTTTGEQVSVALLSMQLWAMGIPARGFVQHQIGIVTDGRFGDARILEVNPNRIQEALDQGYVAVIAGFMGTTAEGEITTLGRGGSDTTAVAIAAALGAKECEIYTDTEGVYTTDPHLIPEARKLEVIGYDQMLEMAALGARVLHPRAVYYAKRYGVVLHVRSSFSYNPGTLVKEVNMEMGKVVTGAALDLDHAQIGLIGIPDQPGIAAKVFQALAERGIAVDMIIQGVPGHDPSRQQMAFTVKKDFAQEALEALEPVLAEIGGEAVLRPDIAKVSIVGVGLASAPEIPAKMFQAVASTGANIEMIATSEVRISVIIPAQYAEAALRAVHQAFELDKP from the coding sequence GTGTCCCTGGTCGTGCAAAAATATGGCGGTACCTCCGTGGGCGACCTGGAGCGCATCCACAAGGTGGCCCAGCGCATCGCCCACTACCGGGAGAAGGGGCATAAACTTGCGGTGGTGGTTTCGGCCATGGGCCACACCACGGACGAGCTCATCGCCCTGGCCAAGCGGGTGAATCCGAGACCTCCCTTTCGGGAGTTGGACCTCCTCACCACCACGGGGGAGCAGGTTTCCGTGGCCCTCCTTTCCATGCAACTCTGGGCCATGGGCATCCCGGCCAGGGGTTTCGTGCAGCACCAGATCGGCATCGTCACGGATGGGCGCTTTGGTGATGCCCGGATCCTCGAGGTGAACCCAAACCGCATCCAGGAGGCCCTGGACCAGGGGTATGTGGCGGTGATCGCCGGGTTCATGGGCACCACGGCGGAGGGGGAGATCACCACCCTGGGCCGGGGAGGATCGGACACCACCGCCGTGGCCATCGCCGCCGCCTTGGGGGCTAAGGAGTGCGAGATCTACACGGACACGGAGGGGGTCTACACCACCGACCCCCACCTGATTCCTGAGGCCCGGAAGCTTGAGGTGATTGGCTACGACCAGATGCTGGAGATGGCCGCTTTGGGGGCCAGGGTCCTCCACCCCCGGGCGGTGTACTATGCCAAGCGTTACGGGGTGGTGCTCCACGTGCGCAGTAGCTTTTCCTATAACCCCGGTACCCTGGTGAAGGAGGTCAACATGGAAATGGGCAAGGTGGTGACGGGTGCGGCCCTGGATCTGGACCACGCCCAGATCGGGCTTATCGGGATCCCCGACCAGCCGGGGATTGCCGCCAAGGTCTTCCAAGCCCTGGCCGAGCGGGGCATCGCCGTGGACATGATCATCCAGGGGGTGCCCGGGCACGACCCCTCGCGGCAGCAGATGGCCTTTACCGTGAAGAAGGACTTCGCCCAGGAGGCCCTCGAGGCCTTGGAGCCGGTGCTCGCTGAGATCGGGGGTGAAGCGGTCCTCCGCCCGGACATCGCCAAGGTGTCCATCGTGGGGGTGGGGCTGGCCTCGGCCCCGGAGATCCCCGCCAAGATGTTCCAAGCGGTGGCCTCCACTGGGGCCAACATCGAGATGATCGCCACCAGCGAGGTGCGCATCTCGGTGATCATCCCTGCCCAGTACGCGGAGGCGGCGCTTAGGGCTGTCCACCAGGCCTTTGAGCTCGACAAGCCCTGA
- a CDS encoding malate dehydrogenase: MKSPVRVAVTGAAGQIGYSLLFRIAAGEMLGKDQPVILQLLEIPQALRALEGVIMELEDCAFPLLSGIVATDDPRVAFKDADYALLVGAAPRKAGMERRDLLEINGKIFTEQGRALAEVAKRDVKVLVVGNPANTNALIAYKNAEGLDPKNFTAMTRLDHNRAKAQLAKKVGVGVEKIRRIAVWGNHSSTMFPDLFHAEVEGKPALELVDMDWYEKAFIPTVAQRGAAIIQARGASSAASAANAAIEHIRDWALGTPEGDWVSMAIPSDGSYGVPEGIVYSFPVTAKDGRYQIVQGLEINEFARKRMEITAKELLDEMEQVKALGLI, translated from the coding sequence ATGAAAAGCCCTGTTCGCGTGGCGGTAACCGGCGCCGCAGGCCAGATCGGCTACAGCCTCCTCTTCCGCATCGCCGCAGGCGAGATGCTGGGAAAGGACCAGCCCGTGATCCTCCAGCTCCTGGAGATCCCCCAGGCCCTGAGAGCCCTGGAGGGCGTCATCATGGAGCTCGAGGACTGCGCCTTCCCCCTTTTGTCGGGGATCGTGGCCACGGACGACCCCAGGGTAGCCTTCAAAGACGCTGACTATGCCCTTTTGGTGGGGGCCGCCCCCAGGAAGGCGGGCATGGAGCGCCGCGACCTCCTGGAGATAAACGGCAAGATCTTCACGGAGCAGGGCCGGGCCCTGGCGGAGGTGGCCAAGCGGGACGTCAAGGTCCTGGTGGTGGGCAACCCCGCCAACACCAACGCCCTCATCGCCTACAAGAACGCAGAAGGCCTTGACCCCAAAAATTTCACCGCCATGACCCGGTTGGACCACAACCGGGCCAAGGCCCAGCTGGCCAAGAAGGTCGGGGTGGGCGTGGAGAAGATCCGCCGCATCGCCGTCTGGGGCAACCACTCCTCCACCATGTTCCCCGACCTCTTCCATGCAGAAGTTGAGGGGAAGCCCGCCTTGGAGCTGGTGGACATGGACTGGTACGAGAAGGCGTTCATCCCCACCGTGGCCCAAAGGGGAGCGGCCATCATCCAAGCCCGGGGCGCCTCCAGCGCCGCCAGCGCCGCCAACGCCGCCATCGAGCACATCCGCGACTGGGCCCTGGGCACCCCGGAGGGGGACTGGGTTTCCATGGCCATCCCCTCGGACGGCTCCTACGGCGTCCCCGAGGGCATCGTCTACTCCTTCCCCGTGACCGCCAAGGACGGACGCTACCAGATCGTCCAGGGCCTGGAGATCAACGAGTTCGCCAGGAAGCGGATGGAGATCACCGCAAAGGAGCTCCTGGACGAGATGGAGCAGGTAAAGGCCTTGGGCCTCATCTAA
- the dnaG gene encoding DNA primase has translation MDAAQAVEVIKSRLSLREVVSRYVALKPAGRGRWKGLCPFHQEKTPSFYVDEEKGLFHCFGCKAGGDLFAFVERIEGLDFMGALERLAEEAGVEITHRGAPQNRRELLDVLKLAQAYFLEGLSASLEAQEYLKKRGLSPESIARFGLGYAPPKAEGLLTHLSRHGVSPEEGLKAGVLAERDGRFYDRFRHRITFPIKDHLGRIVAFTGRALGEETPKYLNSPETPLFRKREVLFAYPEAKAKLRQGRAIVVEGLFDAIALHQMGFDEAVAVLGSGLSEEQARLLEMQEVREVYLAFDADEAGQRATLQSLDLSLARKFLFYAVRLPSKDPGDLLLLPEGPALFQKALEEALPEVEFRFQEATRGLDLTRPEHKRKVLEALTPRMLSPEPFDPVAERLKALVVERLGLTPRQLEEYLQSRKQGKPPPPPPAKAEPKNRTLLLELDVIALLLSVDEARFPEWILYVADHVWPPEGSVLAEFLDLARKEPRRDYLRQVFGRKEAGGILFERLMMAPSVEEPRLPEVMEKTLARLREAYYLERRAKLKEALNQNPSLEILREIQELDQAIEAERRIYRRL, from the coding sequence ATGGATGCGGCACAGGCGGTAGAGGTCATCAAAAGCCGCCTCTCCTTGAGGGAGGTGGTGTCCCGCTATGTGGCGCTGAAGCCCGCAGGCCGGGGGCGCTGGAAGGGCCTCTGCCCCTTCCACCAGGAGAAGACCCCCTCCTTCTACGTGGACGAGGAAAAGGGCCTCTTCCACTGCTTCGGGTGCAAGGCGGGGGGCGACCTCTTCGCCTTCGTGGAAAGGATCGAGGGCCTGGACTTCATGGGGGCCTTGGAGCGCTTGGCGGAGGAAGCCGGGGTGGAGATCACCCACCGGGGTGCCCCCCAAAACCGCCGGGAGCTCTTGGACGTCCTCAAGCTGGCCCAGGCCTACTTCCTGGAAGGACTATCCGCCTCCCTCGAGGCCCAGGAGTACCTCAAGAAGCGGGGGCTTTCCCCAGAGAGCATCGCCCGCTTCGGGCTAGGCTACGCTCCCCCCAAGGCGGAAGGCCTCCTCACCCACCTGAGCCGCCACGGGGTGAGCCCCGAGGAAGGCCTAAAGGCAGGCGTCTTGGCGGAGCGGGACGGGCGCTTCTACGACCGCTTCCGTCACCGCATCACCTTCCCCATCAAGGACCACCTGGGCAGGATCGTGGCCTTCACGGGAAGGGCCCTGGGGGAGGAAACCCCCAAGTACCTGAACTCCCCGGAAACCCCCCTCTTCCGCAAGCGGGAGGTGCTTTTCGCCTACCCTGAGGCCAAGGCCAAGCTGCGCCAGGGACGGGCCATCGTGGTGGAAGGGCTTTTCGACGCCATCGCCCTGCACCAAATGGGCTTCGACGAGGCGGTGGCCGTCCTGGGCTCGGGGCTTTCCGAGGAGCAAGCCCGCCTTCTGGAGATGCAGGAGGTGCGGGAGGTCTACCTGGCCTTTGATGCCGACGAGGCTGGGCAGAGGGCCACCCTGCAAAGCTTGGACCTCTCCTTGGCCCGGAAGTTCCTCTTCTATGCGGTGCGCCTGCCCAGCAAGGACCCGGGCGACCTCCTTCTTCTGCCCGAGGGCCCGGCCCTATTCCAGAAAGCCTTAGAGGAAGCCCTTCCCGAGGTGGAGTTCCGCTTCCAGGAGGCCACCCGGGGCCTGGACCTGACCCGCCCCGAGCACAAACGGAAAGTCCTGGAAGCCCTCACCCCCAGGATGCTCTCCCCTGAGCCCTTTGACCCAGTAGCCGAGCGCCTAAAGGCCCTGGTGGTGGAGCGCCTGGGCCTCACCCCCCGCCAGCTGGAGGAGTACCTGCAAAGCCGCAAACAGGGAAAGCCCCCACCCCCCCCGCCCGCCAAGGCCGAGCCCAAAAACCGCACCCTCCTCCTGGAGCTGGACGTGATCGCCCTCCTCCTCTCCGTGGACGAGGCCCGCTTCCCCGAATGGATCCTTTACGTGGCTGACCACGTTTGGCCTCCGGAGGGCTCGGTGCTGGCGGAGTTCCTGGACCTAGCCCGGAAGGAACCCCGCCGGGACTACCTGCGCCAGGTCTTCGGGCGCAAGGAAGCGGGGGGCATCCTCTTTGAACGCCTGATGATGGCCCCTAGCGTGGAGGAGCCCAGACTCCCGGAGGTGATGGAAAAAACCCTGGCCCGCCTGCGGGAAGCCTACTACCTGGAACGGCGGGCCAAGCTCAAGGAAGCCCTAAACCAGAACCCCAGCCTGGAGATCCTGCGGGAAATCCAGGAGCTGGACCAGGCCATCGAGGCGGAGCGGCGCATCTACCGCAGGCTCTAG
- a CDS encoding AAA family ATPase: MRCECGQKNPPEARFCMACGRALGALLPEERRYVSVLFYDLVDSSQHFQSGLQAAYHHLQEALEEAARVARAKGGFVHRFLGDGILVLFGAPGARGKEPWRALEAALEMVRTSRLPARAGVASGEVLWAPLGSGQAGEPTAVGPAVVLAERLSKLASPGEVLTEPQTLAPGVEAEGLGFREAKGLGAVEVSRVKAVRVELDPEGETLLRLLRETFHRPPARLNLVGPPGSGKSLLLEKFLENPPYPVVVLERMGPETPLRTTLRQAVERTFGQVNAFLALAELSPELSLALRYSLGLEARPPWDRPTLEKAILEAWKEVLHRLPHPLLLVAKNLHAPDRTLRELLKHSFPHLMLLVESRKPLFSPTLEARGLKAPPLLALQPALDALPPAERQALLILGVMEEALASLPEEERHEEHLRELLGELAGTFSAQRLEEEGLTQGGRPLSEVVQAARALVPEEQARAWHRVAARFYREKGAIWPMALHLRRAMQEREAAQAFRLLAQEAWRQGQPERAIPLYQKALEAAPPSWREALGKELQDAQASLGLAEDAPGGPRSQDPILQASREAQNPLALLPLLPGLKPYPLEEAQARLQAAAALWRAFQPRQALEVLSEFHPLVPASLRLHGQSLRAGLLMDLGRYLEAESLLRGEPHPPPAYRKADLEAKTRYHATRLRLLLETGRLGQALEEGERAYREAPHPWLAAALLSAWTLKGRFREDLFQEALRHPDGKGLGILALAHHRWQRSLDPTPLLKEALRESRRLSNPYVYHLALTSLALYLWPKAPRKAKALSQHLLYQTHRTGFAVHLEVARLLRAQLLLEEGEKVEHLLGFTPSVPLTRAWQAVLAGENPGENLGGYGILGRWVRELWRRRGAGWMRHRR; encoded by the coding sequence ATGCGCTGCGAGTGCGGGCAGAAGAACCCTCCCGAGGCCCGTTTCTGCATGGCCTGCGGCCGGGCCCTGGGGGCCCTTCTGCCCGAGGAGCGACGGTATGTGAGCGTCCTCTTCTACGACCTGGTGGACTCCAGCCAGCACTTCCAGTCCGGCCTTCAAGCTGCCTACCACCACCTGCAGGAGGCCCTGGAGGAAGCCGCCCGGGTGGCCCGGGCCAAAGGGGGATTCGTCCACCGCTTCCTGGGGGATGGAATCCTGGTCCTCTTCGGAGCCCCCGGGGCTCGAGGAAAGGAACCCTGGCGGGCCCTGGAGGCCGCCTTGGAGATGGTGCGCACCTCCCGCCTACCCGCCCGGGCAGGGGTAGCCAGCGGGGAGGTGCTCTGGGCTCCCCTGGGAAGCGGCCAGGCGGGGGAGCCCACCGCGGTGGGCCCTGCGGTGGTCCTGGCCGAAAGGCTCAGCAAGCTGGCCTCCCCCGGGGAGGTGCTCACCGAACCCCAGACCCTGGCCCCGGGGGTGGAGGCGGAAGGGCTGGGCTTTCGGGAGGCCAAGGGCCTGGGAGCGGTGGAGGTTTCCCGGGTGAAGGCGGTCCGGGTGGAACTGGACCCGGAAGGCGAGACCCTCCTTCGCCTTCTCCGGGAAACCTTCCATCGCCCCCCCGCCCGCCTTAACCTGGTGGGGCCACCAGGAAGCGGGAAGAGCCTTCTCCTGGAGAAGTTTCTGGAAAACCCTCCTTACCCCGTGGTGGTCCTGGAGCGCATGGGGCCCGAAACCCCCTTGCGCACCACCCTGCGCCAGGCGGTGGAACGAACCTTCGGCCAGGTGAATGCTTTTCTGGCCCTGGCGGAGCTTTCCCCAGAACTTTCCCTGGCCCTCCGGTACAGCCTGGGCCTCGAGGCCCGCCCCCCCTGGGACCGGCCTACCCTGGAGAAGGCCATCCTGGAAGCCTGGAAAGAAGTCCTCCACCGCCTGCCCCATCCCCTGCTCCTAGTGGCCAAAAACCTCCACGCCCCCGACCGCACCCTGCGGGAACTCCTGAAGCATTCCTTCCCCCACCTCATGCTCCTAGTGGAAAGCCGAAAGCCCCTCTTCTCCCCCACCCTGGAGGCCAGGGGGTTGAAGGCACCCCCTCTTCTTGCCCTGCAACCCGCCTTGGACGCCCTCCCCCCAGCGGAACGGCAGGCCCTTCTGATCCTGGGGGTCATGGAGGAAGCCTTGGCCAGCCTCCCCGAGGAAGAACGGCACGAGGAGCACCTTAGGGAACTCCTGGGGGAGCTGGCGGGTACCTTCTCCGCCCAGCGCCTGGAGGAGGAGGGTCTCACCCAAGGGGGTAGGCCCCTATCCGAGGTGGTCCAGGCGGCCCGAGCCCTGGTGCCTGAGGAGCAGGCCAGAGCGTGGCACCGGGTAGCCGCCCGGTTTTATCGGGAAAAGGGAGCCATCTGGCCCATGGCCCTTCACTTAAGAAGGGCCATGCAGGAGCGGGAAGCCGCCCAGGCCTTCCGGCTTCTAGCCCAGGAGGCCTGGCGGCAAGGCCAGCCGGAGCGGGCCATACCCCTTTACCAAAAGGCCCTCGAGGCCGCCCCCCCATCCTGGCGGGAAGCCTTGGGGAAGGAACTCCAGGACGCCCAAGCCTCCCTGGGCCTGGCCGAGGACGCCCCCGGAGGCCCCAGATCCCAAGACCCCATCCTGCAAGCCTCCCGAGAGGCTCAAAACCCCCTTGCCCTCCTGCCCCTGCTCCCGGGCCTCAAGCCCTACCCCCTGGAGGAAGCCCAGGCCCGCCTCCAGGCGGCGGCGGCCTTATGGCGGGCCTTCCAGCCCCGGCAGGCCCTCGAGGTCCTCAGCGAGTTCCATCCCCTGGTGCCCGCCTCCTTAAGGCTCCACGGGCAAAGCCTGAGGGCAGGCCTTCTCATGGACCTGGGCCGCTATCTGGAGGCGGAATCCCTCCTCCGGGGAGAACCCCATCCCCCACCCGCCTACCGGAAAGCGGACCTAGAGGCCAAGACTCGCTACCACGCCACCCGCCTCCGCCTTCTCCTGGAAACCGGCCGCCTTGGGCAGGCCCTGGAGGAAGGGGAACGGGCCTACCGGGAAGCCCCACATCCTTGGCTTGCAGCCGCCCTTCTTTCCGCCTGGACCCTCAAGGGGCGCTTCCGGGAGGACCTCTTCCAAGAAGCCCTCAGGCACCCTGACGGCAAGGGCCTCGGCATCTTGGCCTTAGCCCACCACCGCTGGCAGAGGAGCCTGGACCCCACTCCCCTCCTCAAGGAGGCCCTGCGGGAGTCTCGCCGGCTTTCCAACCCCTACGTCTACCATCTGGCCCTTACCTCCCTGGCCCTCTACCTGTGGCCCAAGGCCCCCAGGAAGGCCAAGGCCCTCTCCCAGCACCTCCTCTACCAGACCCACCGCACGGGGTTTGCCGTGCACCTGGAGGTGGCGAGGCTCCTAAGGGCCCAACTCCTCCTGGAGGAGGGGGAAAAGGTGGAGCACCTCCTGGGTTTCACCCCCTCTGTACCCCTGACCCGCGCCTGGCAGGCGGTTCTGGCTGGGGAAAACCCCGGAGAGAACCTTGGGGGGTACGGTATCCTGGGAAGGTGGGTTAGAGAGCTCTGGCGTAGGCGGGGGGCAGGATGGATGCGGCACAGGCGGTAG
- a CDS encoding class I SAM-dependent methyltransferase: MTLAEYHRLTPLPRPGGVLYVKPGARGYRDPIYDLLQKTVAPFGERALDLNPGVGWGSLPLEGRMNVERLETSRAAFRCLSASGLSARLAPPWDAEEGAYDLVVLALPAGRGTAYVEASLVAAARALRMGGRVYLAGDKNKGFERYFKEFKDLLGYGEVLRREGPVRVALLEKEKEAPPLPPLWQAFRARLLGEEYAFFHLPGVFSAGKVDKASLLLLEALLGEMGKEGVRGKAVLDLGAGYGALTLPLARLGAEVTAVEDDLVSVLSLQRSLEANGLAARVLHSDVDEALTKEERFDMIVTNPPFHVGGAVILDVAQAFVEAAAARLKPGGGFFLVANPFLKYEPLLEERFGAFRTLLVREYKVLFAEKARRG; the protein is encoded by the coding sequence ATGACCCTAGCGGAGTACCACCGCCTCACCCCCCTGCCCCGGCCCGGGGGGGTGCTTTACGTGAAGCCGGGGGCCCGGGGGTACCGGGACCCCATCTACGACCTCCTGCAGAAGACCGTGGCCCCCTTTGGGGAAAGGGCCTTGGACCTGAACCCAGGGGTGGGGTGGGGAAGCCTCCCCTTGGAGGGGAGGATGAACGTGGAGCGGCTGGAAACCTCGAGGGCCGCCTTCCGCTGCCTTTCGGCTAGCGGCCTAAGCGCCCGCCTGGCCCCTCCCTGGGACGCGGAGGAGGGCGCCTACGACCTCGTGGTCCTGGCCCTCCCCGCGGGCCGGGGCACCGCCTACGTAGAGGCCTCCTTGGTGGCCGCCGCCCGGGCCCTAAGGATGGGCGGCCGGGTCTACCTGGCGGGGGACAAGAACAAGGGCTTTGAGCGCTACTTCAAGGAGTTCAAGGACCTCCTGGGCTACGGGGAGGTGTTGCGGCGGGAGGGCCCGGTGCGGGTGGCCCTTCTGGAAAAGGAAAAGGAGGCCCCGCCCCTTCCCCCCCTCTGGCAGGCCTTCCGCGCCCGCCTCCTGGGGGAGGAATACGCCTTCTTCCACCTCCCCGGGGTCTTCTCCGCGGGCAAGGTGGACAAGGCCTCCCTCCTCCTCCTGGAGGCCCTCCTGGGGGAGATGGGCAAGGAGGGGGTGCGGGGCAAGGCCGTCTTGGACCTGGGAGCGGGCTACGGGGCCCTCACCCTGCCCCTGGCCCGCCTGGGCGCCGAGGTGACCGCGGTGGAGGACGACCTGGTCTCGGTGCTTTCCCTCCAGAGGAGCCTGGAGGCCAACGGCCTCGCCGCCAGGGTGCTTCACTCCGACGTGGACGAGGCCTTGACGAAGGAAGAGCGGTTTGACATGATAGTTACGAACCCCCCTTTTCACGTGGGGGGTGCGGTCATCCTGGATGTGGCCCAGGCCTTCGTGGAAGCGGCGGCGGCCCGGCTGAAGCCGGGCGGTGGGTTTTTCCTGGTGGCAAACCCCTTTCTCAAGTACGAGCCCCTACTGGAAGAGCGCTTCGGCGCTTTTAGGACGCTTTTGGTGAGGGAGTACAAGGTGCTTTTCGCTGAGAAGGCCAGACGGGGATAG
- a CDS encoding phosphoribosyltransferase, whose product MERHRVSWEELLGLVRRLAEGLREEEVDLLLGIARGGLIPTALLAQALGMRDLLTAAVMFYEGEGTLPEPVFLQFPPDPLLFGKRVLVVDDVWDSGRTAFAVKARVRQAGGFPLVATLHFKPGRNQVPDRPDFYAEATEAWVVYPWAPEVWLE is encoded by the coding sequence ATGGAGCGCCACCGCGTTTCCTGGGAAGAGCTCCTTGGCCTGGTGCGGCGGCTAGCGGAGGGGCTTAGGGAGGAGGAGGTGGACCTCCTCCTGGGCATTGCCCGGGGCGGTCTCATCCCCACGGCCCTTTTGGCCCAGGCCCTGGGGATGCGGGACCTCCTCACCGCGGCGGTGATGTTCTACGAGGGGGAAGGAACCCTTCCCGAGCCTGTTTTCCTCCAGTTTCCCCCAGATCCCCTGCTCTTCGGGAAGCGGGTTTTGGTGGTGGACGACGTTTGGGACTCGGGGCGTACGGCCTTCGCGGTGAAGGCCCGGGTGCGCCAGGCGGGGGGCTTTCCTCTGGTGGCTACCCTGCACTTCAAGCCGGGGAGGAACCAGGTACCCGACCGGCCCGACTTCTACGCCGAGGCCACGGAGGCCTGGGTGGTCTACCCTTGGGCCCCCGAGGTCTGGCTGGAATGA